Part of the Photobacterium sp. DA100 genome is shown below.
CTGAAGGAGCGATTCCTTTTGCTGCCGCCGACCCGATGCGCGTACTTCCATCTATCGTGGTAGGCGGCATGGTCGGTAACGTTGTCGGCTTCATGTTCAACGTCCTCAACCATGCGCCTTGGGGCGGCCTGATTGTGCTGCCAGTGGTGGACGGACGCTTGTTCTACATCGTCGGTATCGCAGCTGGTGCTCTAACGACTGCACTGATGGTCAATGCATTGAAAAAACCTATCGAACAACGTCAAGACGCCAAAGTTGAAACTGACTCGGCGGAAGACACCCTTGAATTAGATTTCGACTAACAATTTTTCGGGAGAAAACAACATGAAACTACTCGGCGTAACTTCTTGCCCATCCGGCGTTGCCCATACCTATATGGCAGCAGAAGCATTGGAAACCGCGGCCAAAGCCAAAGGCTGGGAAGTCAAAATCGAAACTCAGGGCTCTATCGGGATTGAAAATGAAATCCTGTCAGCCGAAGTAGAAAATGCCGATATTGTCATCCTGACCAAGGATATCGCCATCAA
Proteins encoded:
- a CDS encoding PTS fructose-like transporter subunit IIB; protein product: MKLLGVTSCPSGVAHTYMAAEALETAAKAKGWEVKIETQGSIGIENEILSAEVENADIVILTKDIAIKNEERFKGKKIVRVGVADAVKKAPQIMDKIEAHLASA